GGGGCGCGGCGGGGCCGTGCAGCAGGTCAGCCACCCTGCACCACCACCTTCCGGGTGGCGGCCGCGAGGACGGCCCGGCCGAGCGCGACCAGGGCGAGGGCCCAGGCGAGCTGGAAGGCCAGACCGGTGGCGGCGGCCGGGCCGGTGCGGTGGCCGAGCAGGATGTCGGCGGGGATCTGGATCAGACCGGAGAAGGGCAGCACGGCGGCGGCGGTGCCGAGCGGGCCGGGGAAGAGGGTGATCGGCAGCAGCATGCCGGAGAAGAACAGCGTGACGACCAGGACGAGGGCCCGGACGCCGTCGGAGTCGTGCAGCCAGAAGCCGGTGAGCGCGACGAGGAACCGCAGGCCGAAGCTGACGACGACGGCGAGCAGCACGGAGAGCAGGAAGGCTCCCCAGACCAGCGGGTCGCGCGGGATGCGGAGGTGGAAGGCGAGCGCGCCGGCGAGTGCGGGGGCGATACCGCGGGCGAGCAGGTGGAAGGCGGCCCGGCCGAGGTCGCCGGCGAGCCACCAGCCCTGGAAGTCGACCGGCCGGTAGAGGTCGATCGCGATGTCGCCGGTGCGGAAGCGCTCCTGGATGTCGTCCTGGAAGCCGCCGCCGAAGACGGCGACGGTGGCCAGCAGGGCCTGGCTGATCCAGATGAAGGTGACGGCCTGGGCGGTGTCGTAGCCGCCGAGGCCGGGGCGGGCGCGCCAGAGGGCGAGGAAGGTGTAGGCGAGGACGAAGCCGAAGACGGTGTTGGTGAAGGCGCCGGCGAGGGTGGCGGCGCGGTAGGTGGAGTAGCGGCGGAAGGAGCCGGCCGCGACGGCCCGGTAGAGGGCGGGGCTCCCGGCGGCGGGGGGCGGGGCGGGGTCGGCCGTGGGTTCGGGGGCGGTCCGAGCTGCACCGATGTCGCCATG
The Kitasatospora paranensis genome window above contains:
- a CDS encoding ABC transporter permease, with amino-acid sequence MRTDPCDRKSTRRHHGDIGAARTAPEPTADPAPPPAAGSPALYRAVAAGSFRRYSTYRAATLAGAFTNTVFGFVLAYTFLALWRARPGLGGYDTAQAVTFIWISQALLATVAVFGGGFQDDIQERFRTGDIAIDLYRPVDFQGWWLAGDLGRAAFHLLARGIAPALAGALAFHLRIPRDPLVWGAFLLSVLLAVVVSFGLRFLVALTGFWLHDSDGVRALVLVVTLFFSGMLLPITLFPGPLGTAAAVLPFSGLIQIPADILLGHRTGPAAATGLAFQLAWALALVALGRAVLAAATRKVVVQGG